GACTATTATTTCATTAGTAGTTACTTTTATAATGTCTTCATTGGTTGCCTCATTCATGAAAGATCCAAGTAATGCGGAATCAATTGGTACAATAATGATCAGTATTACTTATATATGTGAAATATTTTTCTTTATTATATTTATGATTATTCTTTCAACGGAATTGATTAAAAAACAACTATTAGAAGGAATACAAAACATTGAAATAAGATCAGGAGTTAGTTTTAAAAAATCATTTTTACTTAGATGATATGTATTTATGACTTTTGTTTTTTCATTAGCTCTTTTAAATGCTATTTTAAAGATTTCATTAACATCAACAATAATATTTAAATTTGATTTAACATCATTTGCAATACTTAGTTCTTGTATATTCTTTTTCTTTATTGGATTTGTTTGAACTCCAGTAGTTTTTGCAATAACAATTTTGTGTTCTATGACTTGAAGTATAATGTTAAATGTATTTATTACCTTGATTTTGGTTTTTTCAGGAATGGCATCTTCAGTAGAAAAAAGTATAAATTATGATAATACAGCAAATAATGAAATGGTTATGAAAACAAATTTAAAAGCTGCTATTTCAAGTTCTTTTTATAAAAATATGAAAAATGATGTAAATGTAAATAAAATATTTAATGATAATGATGAAAGCGGGGAATCAAAATTAGGAAACCAATTACAAAAAAATGCTTCTGGAATTCCAATTATTGACGATAATGAAATCAAATCAACAAGTATATATTTTTATGAAAATCCAAATTTTGTGAATAATGATATAAAAATTATTTATCAAAATTCATTATATTCTGGACTATTTAATGTTAAATATGAATTGGATGAAAAAATTTATGCACCCTTAGAAAACACAGAAATTTTTAATTTATTGAATGAAATTTTTATGACGGTTAAAGATGGTATGGAATCAAATAATAATAAACCTCCACTTTCACTTCCAGGATACAATGGGGGATATATGGATAGATATGGCTATGACAGTAAATTTCATGATTTAGAGCCTTTAATAAAGTGATTATCTAAACAAGAAAAGACAAAACAATATAAAAATCTATTAAATTGAGTTAATAATTTATATTCAAAATATAAATTCGCTTTAATAAATAATAAATATTATAATTATTATGATTCAAATGGAAAAGATCAAACTTATCAACCATTATTGATAATTAGTGATTTTAATTTAAAAGGAAGTTCAGATTGAAATCCATTAGAAGACCCTATAAACAAAGAAATCAATAAGGTTTATAAAAGATATCCAGAATTGAGAATTATTAATAATTTAGTAACAGAAGCTTGAATCGGATCAATGGTTTGAAGAGCAGAATATAAATATTCTGATCGTTATAATCCTTCATCAAGTTATTCTTCCTTTAATAATCCACAAGAAACTTATGAAAATTATCAAAAATGAACAAATAAATCTATAATAGGAAATTCATTAAATATTTTTAATCATTTTTCAATAATTAATTCACAATTAATTGGAAATAACTTAAATAAAGATCTATTATTTAAACAATCTTTTCTAAGTTATACAGGTATTACAACAGGATATTCAAATCTTTCTGATTTAGCTAAAGTAGATAGTAGACTATTAGAAGGTAATCAAGAATTGAAACCAATTTTTGAAACTGTTAAATTAAAGAAAAAATCTGGATTTTTAGTTCCAGTAGCATTTTTAATGTATATTTTAATTTCAACTGGTTTTATGTATTTAATATTCTTATTGTGAGCTAAAAAAGCTAAAATTTAAAACGCTGTAAAGCGCTTTTTTATTTAATTGATTACTTCATTTAAAAGTGAAGTTAAATTAGATATAATATATATTAATGGGAGACAAACAAATGGAAAATACTTTTTTTGTCAGATATAAAGAAGATGAGAATTTAATTAATTTAACAGAGACGAAAAATTTTAAAAAAAGTAAAGGGTTTTTTGGGCTTTGATTTTTTTATTGAAAAAAATATAAATTTAAATCTTTGGCTGTAATATTTTTAATACTTTTAGTATCGGCTATATCTGTTTTTAATATTCTTATTGCAAGACAATTAACTGCTTTATTAGTTACTGAAACAATGATGAGTACTTTTAAAAATGCAGATATGATGGTAACTATTGTTAATGAATTACTAAATGAAGCAACAAATAAGCCTGGTGGAATTTTAACTCAAGAACAAATGGAGGAGTTAATAAAATGACTAGCAAATTCAGGTATGGGTATTTCAGATGATGTTATAAATATAGTCATTCATAAATATTATTTTGATTACATAACTGTAATTGATGGAATAGCAAGAGCCGATTTTTTATTCTTTCATATAGCAAAAATTGAGTGAGTGTGAATTCTTTTAGGTAGTATTTCTATAATTATTTTATTAATGTATAGTGCTTATTGTTTATGTGGAGAAATTAGTGAAGATGCAAATACTGATTTAAAAAATAAACTCGTAAAGTCATTATTAAATAAAAATATAGAATTTTACAATCAAAATTCTCAAGGAAAAATAACTGAAACTATTGTTAAGGATTCAAAAAATATAGCAAATCAACTTAAAGTAGCACCAATAATTATAATATTTATTATCTTTTCAACTTTTGGGTCAATTGGAATGTTAATTTATATAGATTTAATAATTTCATTATTAATGTTTGCTTTAATTTTATTTGTATTATTACTTGCATTAATTGTTGTTTTAGCTATTTCAAAACCTGTTAAAAATAGTATTGAAGAAAGATCAAAACATGACTCTGAAATAACAGAAAAAATTGCGGCAATAAGATTAATTAAATCAAGCGGAACATGAGTTAATGAAGAAATACAAAATAATATTGAAACTGAAAAAAACAATAGAAAAAACAAAAAACTAAATTTTGCAATATCAATAATTCCAGGAATTATTATAGGAGCAATGGGTTGTTTGACTTTATCTTCAATGATATTTGGTGTTTTCATTTATGGAGAAAATACTCAAAAATTAATTACAGTATTTTCTTCATTTACAGCAGGTATATTTGTAATGGTTACTCCAATATTTCAATTAAATACTATCTTGCAAAGTATTAATGAAACTAATAAATCATCACAAAACATTGGAGAAATAGTTACAGATGAAAATAATGTAATTGAAAAGAATTTAACTCAAATAGTTGAAAATAACAAAATAAATAAAATTGAATTTAAAAATGTAGAATTTGCTTATCCTTCTAATCCAAATGTTCCCGTAATAAGAGATCTAAATATTATTTTGGAACAAGGAAAATCTTATGCCTTTGTTGGTCCGTCAGGAAGTGGTAAATCAACAATTACAAGACTTATAATGAGATTCTATGAAGATTTTTCTGGTCAAATAAATATAAATGATAATTTAGAAATTAGAGATATATCTTTAAAAAATTGAATGGACAATATTGGCTATGTTGATCAAGAACCACAAATTTTATCAGCTACAGTTAGAGAAAACTTGAGATATATAAAAGAAAATGCAACAGATGAAGAAATTATTGAAGCATGTAAAAAGGCAAAAATTCATGATTTAATAATGAGTTTTTCAGAAGGATATGATACTTTCTTGCAGGAGAGAGGAAAACAATTAAGTGGTGGACAAAAGCAAAGACTTGTTATTGCTAGAATGTTTTTAAAAGATCCGAGTTTAATTATTCTTGATGAGGCAACAAGTGCATTAGATAACCTTGTTGAAAAAGAAATTTCTGCTGAACTAGAAAAATTAATTGTAGGAAAAACTACAATTGCAATTGCTCATAGGTTAAGTACTATCAAAAACTATGACAAAATATTTGTTTTAGATACAAATAAAAGAATAGTTCAAACTGGAACATTTATAGAATTAATAAAACAACCAGGTTTATTTAAAGAACTCTATGAAGTTGGTAAGGAGAATGAATAGTATGAAGAATTTTATTAAGATTTTTAATCCTTCAAATAATTGAAAAACAACTTTCATTTTGATTTTAATTTTAGCAATTTTAACATTCTTTTTAGCTCTTTTTATGGGTTATCAATTTACTGACGGAGATGGGAATGTTTATTCTTTTAAATTACTTTCAAAAAATTATGATAGATCATTAAAATATATATATGAAATATTTTCATTACCATCAAGTAATCAAACAGAATCAGGTATAGCAATAAAAAATTCATATGATGCTAGTAATGTTTATGCATTAATTTCCAATTATAATTTACTAGCATATATTCTTTGATTTATATTGCCAATAGGTTTTATATTAAATCAATTTAGATTAAGTCATTTAATAGGTAAAACAAGAAGAACTGTAAATGCAACTATTATTCTTATCACTTCAATAGTATTATTAATTTTAATTATTAACTATTGAATTGGATATTTTCAATGAATCAATTTATTAAATGATAGAAGATTTGAAGGAATAAATACATGAGGATATAATTGAAGAACTGTTGTTCAACAGTCTTTATTAATAATAGGAGTAGGGTTGTTTATTGCAATTTCATGCTACAACGTATTTGTTGAAAATAAAGTTAAATATTTATATATTTCAGAAAAACAAAAATAGCAATTTAATTGCTATTTTTTTATGTCTACTTTTAACTTTTAAAACCCAATATTGTGTATAATATAAATGTTTAATAGGAGGTTATTAATGTCTAACAAATTATCAGGAATTGGTGCAAGTAATGGTATATCTATTGCAAAAGTATATATACTTGACGAACAACCAATAGTTATTTCAGAAACAAAAACAACTGATGTTGAAAGTGAACTTTCAATTATAAGCTCATCAATTGAAAAGGCAAAAGCAGATTTACTTAGCTTGCAAGGAATTGCTAAAGAAAAATTAGGTGAAGAAAAGGCTGCAATCTTTGAAGCACATGCTTCAATTTTAGAAGATCCAGCTATGGCAGAAGAGTTTACATCATTGGTAAAAGAACAAAATTATAATGCTGCAAAAGCAATTAAAGAGGTTGCTGACAAATATATGGCAATGTTTGAAGCAATGGATGATGATTATTTTAAAGAAAGAGCTGCTGACATTAAAGACGTAACTGAAAGATTAATTAGATACGTATTAAATATGCCAGTTGCAGATTTGGCAACAATTAATGAAGAAGTTATTATTGTTGCAGAAGATTTAACACCTTCACAAACTGCTCAATTAAACCCAAAATTTGTTAAAGGGTTTGCATGTAATATTGGTGGAAGAACTAGTCATGCTGCTATAATGGCAAGAAGTTTAGAAATTCCTGCAGTTTTAGGGTTAAAAACTATTTTACATGATGTTAAAGAAGGAGATATTTTAGCTTTAAATGGTGAAACAGGTGATGTTGAAATTAATCCAACAGACAAGAATGAATGAGAAAAATTAGCAAATGAGTTTGCTAAGGAAAAAGATGAATTAAAAAAATTAAAAGATCAACCAACTTTAACTAAAGATGGATTTGATGGATTCGTTCTTGAGGGAAACATTGGTAGTCCAAAAGATGTTGAAGCTGTACTTGAAAATGGTGGAGAAGCTGTTGGTCTGTTTAGAAGTGAATTCTTATATATGGATAATGATCATTTCCCAACTGAAGAAGAACAATTCGTTTCATATAAAAAAGTTGTTGATGAAATGAATGGTAAATTAACAGTTATTAGAACTTTGGATATTGGTGGAGATAAAAAATTATCATATTTCTCATTTCCAGAAGAAATGAACCCATTTTTAGGATATCGTGCTATCAGATTTACACTGGATAGAAAAGATATTTTTAAAGATCAAATTAGAGCTTTATTAAGAGCTAGTGCATTTGGACCAGTTGGTATTATGTTCCCAATGATTGCTACAGTTGATGAATTCTTAGCTGCAAAACAATTTACACTAGATTGTAAAGCAGATTTAGAAAAAGAAGGTCATAAAATTGGAACTGACTTAGAAATTGGAATGATGGTAGAAATACCTGCAGCAGCAGTTAATGCAGAAAACTTTGCAAAACATGCAGACTTCTTCTCAGTTGGAACAAATGATTTAATTCAATATACAATGGCAGCAGATAGAATGAGTGAAAATGTAACTTACCTATATCAACCATATAATCCATCAATTTTAAAATTATTAAAAATGACAATAGATGGCGCACATAAACATGGTAAATGAGCTGGAATGTGTGGAGAAATGGCTGGAGAACCTGATGCTATTCCATTATTAATGGGATTAGGACTTGATGCGTACTCAATGTCAGCTACAAGTATTTTAAAAGCAAGAAGCATTATGTCAAAACTTACTTTAAAAGAAACACAAGAATTAGCTAATAAAGCATTAGAATGTGAAACATCTGATCAAGTTATTAAATTAGTTAAAGAATTAATGGAAAATAAATAATTTAAAAATCTATAAGAAAGCTTATAGATTTTTTTATGCATAATAGCAAATTTAACTAATTATAAAAATAGAAATAAATAAGTTCTTTTTATTGTAAAATAAGTTGGAGGAGAAGGTATTATTATGGGATTATTCACAAAAAATAAAAATTTAGATATTTTTGCACCAGTTGATGGTGAAATTATTGATCTTTCAAAAGTAGAAGACGAAGTGTTTTCAGAAAAAATGTTAGGTGATGGATTGGCAATTATTCCTGAAAATGGAGAATTTGTAGCACCAATTGATGGAAAATTAGTAACAGTTTTCCCAAGTGGTCATGCATATGGTATTGCTAACTCAAATGGAGTTGAAATTTTATTACATATAGGATTAGATACTGTATCACTAAACGGAGAAGGTTTTGATATAAATGTTAAACAAGGTCAAAACGTTAAAAAAGGTGACTTATTAGTTAATGTTGATATAGAATCAGTATCTAAAAAAGTTCCTTCAATGCAAACACCATTAATTTTTACAACAGATTCAATGAGTGGAAGAAGTTTTGAAATAGTAAAAACTGGAAAAGTTAAAAAAGGTGACTTGATTGCACAAGTAAAATAATAACTATTTTACTAAAAAACCTCTGTGTGAGGTTTTTTTCTTTTTAATAGATATTAGTAGTAAAATTAAATAAGGTGAAATTTATGAAAAATTATATAAAAAAATTAAGAGATAAACATTTTAATTTAAGTGAAGAATCTAAATTTAGATTTGATATATTAAATTATAAAACAGATGGAATGATATTTATTTCAAGTGTTTTATTAGTACCTTTATTTTTAGCATTATTTATATTTTTTATTAGTTTTAACGATAAAAATTCTTTAGATGGTTGACCAACTACTGTATTTTCAGTCTTTTATTTATTGTCAGTAGCAACAGGATTAATATTTCATATATTAAGAAATGGAAGGCAATCTTTTAAAACTGGATACCTTTGAATATATATGTTTATTCTTGGACCACAAGTTGTTGCATTACCTATTATTTTTATAATTCCTTTACTTGCAATATTTTCACAAGAACAAGGTATAGTAAATTGATATTCATCAATTTTAATTACTATTTTTACAGAATTAATAATATTAATATTAGCAGCGGTTTATAATAAAAAATTTTTTAAAAGATTAAAAGAAACATTTAAAACAAAATGAAAGGAATTAATAGTAGTTACTCTAATTGGAACAATTTTATTATTTTTAATTTCAACATTTTTATTTTCTAATTTAATTGAAACAAAATTATTTGGTTTACCTGAAAGTCAAAATGAAATTAATTTAAAAAAGATGTTAAATGGTGAAAATGGAAATGGAGTAAAAATATCTGCAATTATTTTACTTTTTATTTTAACAGTTGTACTAGCTCCTATATGTGAAGAATTATGTATGAGAGATAGCTTTAATCTAAATGCATCAAATAGATGATTAGGATTTGTAGGAAGTGCAATGTTTTTTGGATTTATTCACTATGGTCCATCTTTTGACTTTGAACATTTTTTAAGTTATACATCTGCTGGTTTTATACTATCGGGAATCTTCTTATTTACAAAAGGAAATGCAACTTACACATGAACATTACATTTAACAAATAATTTAATTGCATTTATTTTAGTATTATCAGTTTAAAAGTAGAAAGAGGTCTTTATGACACTTATTAAAGTAAATCAAAATGATGTAGATCAAACAATATTTAATTTTATAAAAAAGAATTATAAATCAACAAACTTATCAATAATATATAAATGATTTAGAAAAGGTAAAATTAAAATAAATGATATTAGAGTTAAAGATCTAAAAATAAAAATAAAATTAAATGATGAGGTTAAAGTTTTTGATAGTAGTCAAACTGAAAAAAGAGATCAATTTATAGAAGTTGATTTTTCAAATTTATCTATAATTTATGAAGATGAAAATATTTTGATAGTTGATAAAGAACCAAATCTAGAAGTTCATTCACCTGTAAATATTAATTTAGATCAAATAGTTAAAAGTTATTTAAAAAATAAAAAAGAATATAATCCAGAAGAAGAAAATAGTTTTGTAATAAGTCATGTTCATAGAATTGATAAACTTACAAAGGGATTGGTAATTTATGCAAAGAATAAAATAACTTTAGACATTTTATTAAAGGAATTAAATAATAAGAGCAAAATTACTAAACTTTATTTAGCAAAAACTGAGAATAGTAACTTACAAACGGGAAAAATATCTGGTTATATAAAATATGACAATGATAATCAAAAAGCTAAGTTTAGGGTTGAAAAATTTAACAATGCTAAAAAAGTAGAACAAATTAATAGACTAATTGATGAGACTAAAAATATTTATGAGATTCAAATAATAACAGGTAGAAAACATCAAATTAGAGCTGTATGTAATTTTTATAAAGCACCAATTTGTAAAGACTTTAGATATGGTGGAGAAAGAAGTAGTTTAAGAGAAATAGATTTAATTGCTTATAAGTTAATTTTTAATGATTTTGAAGGATACTTATCTTACTTAAATGGTAATGAATACAAATCAAATTATAATTTTTAATGTTAAAATTATATTAATGTGTCAGGAGGTTGAACAATGTTATCTACAAGACAAGGTATTTTCAGTGTAATTGTTGGTACAACAATCTCAACTTTTAATGCAATAATTCAATTTTTAACAATGTATTGAGTACTTGAAAAATTTGGAACAGAGTTTAACGGGTTTATACGTTTAGTAACATCTTTTTCAGCAATAATTGCAACAGCTGAAGGTGCGCTTGGTATAGCAGCTTCAATATTACTGGTAAAACCATTAGTTAATAATGATTGAATTAGTGCAAATGAAATATATTCAACAGCAAAAAAAAGTTTTAGAAGATCTGCAATAACAAGTTTAGCATTAGTTACACTAACTGCTATTTTTTATCCATTATATGCAGGGGTAAGTGCTAATGGTAATATATTTAATCCAAATAGTTGAAAAGGTATTGGTCTAATATTAACAGGAGCAGAAAAGGGTTTCGCTCCGTATTGAATGTTAATGTTTGTTGCTCTAATATTTGGGACTAAGAATTTTGTTTCTGCTTTTTGATTTAGTGTTTATGAAACAATAATAATAGCCGATAATAAAAATGTTATTAGAAGAATTACTATTTTGTTCTCAGATATTCTAGTAAGTGGTCTTACATTTTATTTACTTGCAACAGTTGAAAATCCAATATTACCTTTTATTCCAACATTACTTTACTCTCCAATAAAGGGTTTATTAATTTATATGTATGTTAAAAAGAAATATTTATGATTAAAATATTACAGAGATTTTAATAGTTTTAAATTGAATACAACCACATCAAAAATAACATGATCTAATTTAGGTTCAACTTTATTATTGAATTC
This sequence is a window from Spiroplasma diminutum CUAS-1. Protein-coding genes within it:
- a CDS encoding ABC transporter permease; this translates as MSEVKLNLTKIKNSNEKKILNNSENKFNGFKTLYLINLKRLIRNKAVITMTIISLVVTFIMSSLVASFMKDPSNAESIGTIMISITYICEIFFFIIFMIILSTELIKKQLLEGIQNIEIRSGVSFKKSFLLRWYVFMTFVFSLALLNAILKISLTSTIIFKFDLTSFAILSSCIFFFFIGFVWTPVVFAITILCSMTWSIMLNVFITLILVFSGMASSVEKSINYDNTANNEMVMKTNLKAAISSSFYKNMKNDVNVNKIFNDNDESGESKLGNQLQKNASGIPIIDDNEIKSTSIYFYENPNFVNNDIKIIYQNSLYSGLFNVKYELDEKIYAPLENTEIFNLLNEIFMTVKDGMESNNNKPPLSLPGYNGGYMDRYGYDSKFHDLEPLIKWLSKQEKTKQYKNLLNWVNNLYSKYKFALINNKYYNYYDSNGKDQTYQPLLIISDFNLKGSSDWNPLEDPINKEINKVYKRYPELRIINNLVTEAWIGSMVWRAEYKYSDRYNPSSSYSSFNNPQETYENYQKWTNKSIIGNSLNIFNHFSIINSQLIGNNLNKDLLFKQSFLSYTGITTGYSNLSDLAKVDSRLLEGNQELKPIFETVKLKKKSGFLVPVAFLMYILISTGFMYLIFLLWAKKAKI
- a CDS encoding ABC transporter ATP-binding protein, whose product is MENTFFVRYKEDENLINLTETKNFKKSKGFFGLWFFYWKKYKFKSLAVIFLILLVSAISVFNILIARQLTALLVTETMMSTFKNADMMVTIVNELLNEATNKPGGILTQEQMEELIKWLANSGMGISDDVINIVIHKYYFDYITVIDGIARADFLFFHIAKIEWVWILLGSISIIILLMYSAYCLCGEISEDANTDLKNKLVKSLLNKNIEFYNQNSQGKITETIVKDSKNIANQLKVAPIIIIFIIFSTFGSIGMLIYIDLIISLLMFALILFVLLLALIVVLAISKPVKNSIEERSKHDSEITEKIAAIRLIKSSGTWVNEEIQNNIETEKNNRKNKKLNFAISIIPGIIIGAMGCLTLSSMIFGVFIYGENTQKLITVFSSFTAGIFVMVTPIFQLNTILQSINETNKSSQNIGEIVTDENNVIEKNLTQIVENNKINKIEFKNVEFAYPSNPNVPVIRDLNIILEQGKSYAFVGPSGSGKSTITRLIMRFYEDFSGQININDNLEIRDISLKNWMDNIGYVDQEPQILSATVRENLRYIKENATDEEIIEACKKAKIHDLIMSFSEGYDTFLQERGKQLSGGQKQRLVIARMFLKDPSLIILDEATSALDNLVEKEISAELEKLIVGKTTIAIAHRLSTIKNYDKIFVLDTNKRIVQTGTFIELIKQPGLFKELYEVGKENE
- the ptsP gene encoding phosphoenolpyruvate--protein phosphotransferase; this translates as MSNKLSGIGASNGISIAKVYILDEQPIVISETKTTDVESELSIISSSIEKAKADLLSLQGIAKEKLGEEKAAIFEAHASILEDPAMAEEFTSLVKEQNYNAAKAIKEVADKYMAMFEAMDDDYFKERAADIKDVTERLIRYVLNMPVADLATINEEVIIVAEDLTPSQTAQLNPKFVKGFACNIGGRTSHAAIMARSLEIPAVLGLKTILHDVKEGDILALNGETGDVEINPTDKNEWEKLANEFAKEKDELKKLKDQPTLTKDGFDGFVLEGNIGSPKDVEAVLENGGEAVGLFRSEFLYMDNDHFPTEEEQFVSYKKVVDEMNGKLTVIRTLDIGGDKKLSYFSFPEEMNPFLGYRAIRFTLDRKDIFKDQIRALLRASAFGPVGIMFPMIATVDEFLAAKQFTLDCKADLEKEGHKIGTDLEIGMMVEIPAAAVNAENFAKHADFFSVGTNDLIQYTMAADRMSENVTYLYQPYNPSILKLLKMTIDGAHKHGKWAGMCGEMAGEPDAIPLLMGLGLDAYSMSATSILKARSIMSKLTLKETQELANKALECETSDQVIKLVKELMENK
- a CDS encoding PTS sugar transporter subunit IIA, with the translated sequence MGLFTKNKNLDIFAPVDGEIIDLSKVEDEVFSEKMLGDGLAIIPENGEFVAPIDGKLVTVFPSGHAYGIANSNGVEILLHIGLDTVSLNGEGFDINVKQGQNVKKGDLLVNVDIESVSKKVPSMQTPLIFTTDSMSGRSFEIVKTGKVKKGDLIAQVK
- a CDS encoding CPBP family intramembrane glutamic endopeptidase, with amino-acid sequence MKNYIKKLRDKHFNLSEESKFRFDILNYKTDGMIFISSVLLVPLFLALFIFFISFNDKNSLDGWPTTVFSVFYLLSVATGLIFHILRNGRQSFKTGYLWIYMFILGPQVVALPIIFIIPLLAIFSQEQGIVNWYSSILITIFTELIILILAAVYNKKFFKRLKETFKTKWKELIVVTLIGTILLFLISTFLFSNLIETKLFGLPESQNEINLKKMLNGENGNGVKISAIILLFILTVVLAPICEELCMRDSFNLNASNRWLGFVGSAMFFGFIHYGPSFDFEHFLSYTSAGFILSGIFLFTKGNATYTWTLHLTNNLIAFILVLSV
- a CDS encoding pseudouridine synthase is translated as MTLIKVNQNDVDQTIFNFIKKNYKSTNLSIIYKWFRKGKIKINDIRVKDLKIKIKLNDEVKVFDSSQTEKRDQFIEVDFSNLSIIYEDENILIVDKEPNLEVHSPVNINLDQIVKSYLKNKKEYNPEEENSFVISHVHRIDKLTKGLVIYAKNKITLDILLKELNNKSKITKLYLAKTENSNLQTGKISGYIKYDNDNQKAKFRVEKFNNAKKVEQINRLIDETKNIYEIQIITGRKHQIRAVCNFYKAPICKDFRYGGERSSLREIDLIAYKLIFNDFEGYLSYLNGNEYKSNYNF